From the Telopea speciosissima isolate NSW1024214 ecotype Mountain lineage chromosome 9, Tspe_v1, whole genome shotgun sequence genome, the window TTGGGGCTTGGGCACCGGCATTTGGGTGGGCTAGGGGCCAAGGGGTTTGGGTGGTGGGTGATGACATGGTggtgggttgggttgcagcagAGGGTAggggtgggtgggtggtttggaagaagaagaagaagaggaagggccCGGTGTGGTTgaagaataaagaagaaatggtgAGTGGGATCTGAAGGTCGTGGTTGAGCTGGGAAGGGGGTTTGCGTGGTGGGGGCTGGCATGGTGGGTTGGGTTGCAACATGGTACAAAGGCGGGTGAGGGTGGTTTGGGTGtggttgcaagaagaagaagaagagaagtggctGGTGATGTTGCTCGGGCAGGGAGGGAAGATGGGATGAAGGAAGAACAACGGGACGAGAACGAGAGTGGTTGCAGCAGAGGGTTGAGCGGGCGCCAGGAAGAGTTGCAGCGGAGGGTGACGATAGTGGTGAGGTGGGATGTGGTTGCGGGAGGGTAGCAAGGAGCCCGTCTGGTTTAGGGGATGTAGCCAAGCGTGAAATGGTTGTGTGTCGTCCGTGCAGGTGGCCAGATCCTCTAGCAGGGTGGGATGTGCAGGAGTCGCTGCAGATTGGAGGAGGGGAGGTGGAGGAGAGTGAGGATAAAATTGACAAGATAAGTAGGAGAAACACTATAGTAGCtagttttgtaaacccaaaCACAATACTATGTATTCTTGTAAACTTAAACAGTAAATGAATAGTTTTGTAATTGAAAACCTAATTTTGtttaatcttgtaattttcccaacAATTTTTGGATATTCTGTATACTCCCGAACAAATCCAAGTCGGAACACAGGTTTACTAAATTAATATTGATCCTGATATTTTCTTCGTTGGAAAAAAGAACGTTGCATTCCCTTGTAAAGCCACACCACGCATaagggggcaaaatgatcgcccaACTGTTATGATCTAgaattttttttgctaaaaaagACATTTTCTAGAGTTGTtatttgtcaaattttataatctaattcaatcaaataccttttTTTGTATGAACACACACCTCATGTATATCCATGCATGTATACCACTACTCTAGATATTACTACGCATTCTACCCTCCTAGTGGAAACAAGAATGTTTACAGACTTAGAATTGTCTTGTGATTTTCAATTCACATTTAGCAACAACAACCTCCACAATCTATGACAAAGAAATTTCACTATTGTTCGCAAAGTTTCATTGCTTGCCAGAGAATGTAAGGTTGTATCTACATTTGTATATGAAGATATCACTACTCTAATTTTTAGTGTTAAATCAATTGGAAAAAGTTCTTACAAGGGTAGAGTAAAGAAAGAATCAACAAACAAACTATACCAATGAGGGGTTGAAAATTAATATCATCCACGTGGAATTCACATGGGGTCTACATGgtcaaaatagaaaagagaatgtTAGTATAAACCCCAATATTTATTACTTTGAATTGGAATCAATCTTGGTCATTCACAATACCCTCTAGTAATTTCCCCGTTGGTTGAGTGTGGAATTCCATTAATAGGCAGATGTGGCCATTCACTGCTCTCATTGCCTCAAGTCTTTGAAATGTTATCCAATAGTAACATTGCCACATCATTCGGCCATTTGGCTAAAAAATGATGAGTCAACAACCTGCCTTTATCTTAGAAGCATTTATTCAATTAATCAAAATCGCAACATCATCTTCCATGAGGCTAAAAATTGGCGAGCGCCCTCGTTCGGAAGGAAACAAATGGGAAAACGGAGTGAGAGAGACccaaaaaagggcaaaaagaaagaagaaaaaaaagcctCGAAACCTCTACTATACACTACAGTACGTACAGAGACGAGCTGTAAGTCTGTAACTGCCATGGCCGGAAACGCAAAATTGATGATTCTGGCTTTCGTTGTATCGATATTTGAGAGATAATCCAGTCTTCTTTCTGCAATTCAAACTCGTAAAACCCTTTCAAGGAACGCTGTAAATCTTATAGATTCGAAACAAATCCCCAGAATTTGAGAGGATTGCCACTTGCTACTGCTGCTAGTTCTTAGTTCCAATTCGAGACATCCACACATGTCTATTACTGCCCTTTCCATCCTTCGCAATCGCTCGGTTCTTCCTAATTGCAACAATTTCCTCCGCCATGTCTCTTCTCGTACCTCTCGTTTCGGTTTCGTCTCAATTGCAGCTCGACAAAACCCAAATAGTTACAGAAAGCAACAACCCCACAAGTACCTCCTCAGAGCAAAGGACACCGTCAGGGAACTATCATCTCTTTCTCCACTTCTCTCTCCGGAGAATGGACCTGTTCTCATGCCGAACCAGGCCATCGGGATGGTTGCCGCTGCCCAAGCCAATTTCATGAGAGTCATCGTCGAGTCAGCTGGTCCGTCGACGGCTCCTGAAAACCCTATCGAACCCGAGGAACAAACAGTCGGAGTTGAGTTGCTGTGCGTGGTTAGGGCTCTTTTGAAGAAGATCAAGAGGAGGGTTTTGGTTGGGGATAAGGTGTTGGTAGGGTCCATTGATTGGGTGGACCGCAGAGGGATGATCGAGAATGTTTTCCAGAGGAATTCTGAGATCCTCGATCCTCCGGTTGCCAATGTAGATCATTTGCTGGTGCTTTTCTCAATTGAGCAGCCGAAGCTTGAGCCATTCTCTCTCACCAGGTTCTTGGTTGAGGCTGAGTCGGTCGGGGTTCCTCTCACGCTCGCTCTGAACAAGTTGGATCTTGTCGACGAAGAGGTTCGATGGCTTGACTGCCTTCCTTGCTCTGTTTAATAATTGATTCTCATTCCCTTGAGGATACGTTCTTCTTATTCAAATTCCTTACGCATGCGTTGGTTTCTGCTTCTGTTTTCAATATATTATTAAGGATTCACATGCACATATACAGAGAGAGTCTATACCATCAAGAGAAAGATGAACTAAAAAGGAGAATGTCTGTCACTGATCATTGCTTTATTACATTTATTAATACTGGGATGATACTCAGTCCTGTGAGCAATGGCTACTTTGCTGGCTACATGTATATATTGtaggttttggattttaataAGAAGTTGAATAAGCCACTAAGGTGACACTCACTAAGGATGTTTCAACTAAAATTCTCTTCAATTTGGATGTTTGGCTTGCTTGGTTGAGTTCAAATATGGATATGAAATTGACTAAGTTGACCCAATCAGTAGGAATTTTTCAACTAAATCCTGCttcaagtgactcaaatgttggtcttggtttgattttcttagGAGACCTCATATCAACCACCTATAATATCCTGGTTTTGATCAAACAAGAAAGCAGACCATGAGATCTTAACTTTCTTCTATATTTTTGTTTGAGTTCCTTGTTATTGTCTTATTGATGTTGCAGATACAATTGGCATGGAAAGCAAGGCTCAGCGAATGGGGCTATGAGCCACTCTTTTGTAGTGTAGAGTCCAAACATGGCTTGGATTCTCTTGAATTAATCTTAAGAGGGCAAACAACTGTCATTGTGGGTCCAAGTGGTGTTGGCAAATCCAGTCTGATCAATGCTTTGAGAAGCAATCAGCGAGTTCCTTATGCTGCAGAAGCGGATAACTGGTTTGAACTTGTGGGTTTTTCCTTACACTTTTATGTAGTCCCATCATCTTGTAGTCATCGTGAATTATAAAATTCTTCTCATTCCTACACCATCTTATCAGGTTGAAGGCAGCAAGTGGTTTGGAGATCAGCGAGTTGGTGAAGTGTCCGCAAAAAGTGGCAGGGGGAAGCACACCACTCGCCATGTTTCTTTACTTCCTCTATCTGGAGAAGGATATCTTGCTGATACTCCGGGGTTTAATCAGCCTAGTCTGATGAAAGTAACAAAGAAATCCCTTGCACAAGCATTTCCAGAGGTTTGTGCCGTGAATATGATAGGTTACACATAGTTCATCCTATTTGAGTTCCCGATCAAACAAATTGTGATCTTTATGTGGCTCCATAATGCCCCTTTCTTTATATTTCCAGATCAGAAGGCGGCTCAATGCCAGTGAGCCTGTGAAATGTTCATTCAGCGATTGCCTGCATCTTGGTGAGCAAGGTTGTGTGGTGAAGGGGGACTGGGAAAGGTACCCATACTATCTTCAACTGCTTGATGAGATCAAAATCAGAGAAGAATTCCAGTTGAGGACATTAGGAACAAAAAGGGAAGGTGACGTGAGGTAAGTTCATTGTGCATAGGAGTGATAAATTTAAGTTTCATgtaatgtttttgtttttatgttttcagtTGATTTGAACTATGAGCACTGCCCAATTCTTGCTTTGATAGGTAGAAATTGCTTTATTTTTGTATGCATATTAACttagctgagatgaggatgttgagatggatgagtggtaaaactagaaaggataaaataaggaatgaacaaattagagctaaattaggagtagctctgatacatgataagctgcGAGAAAGTCGTATGAAGTGGCATGGACGtgtgcaatggaggcctttaGACGCTCCAGtgcggaggagtgatttgatttagattgaaagagctaaagagccaggggtaggcctaaaatgacagGTAGGCcttgtaacaagtatggctaTGAATTGAGCTGACTGGAGAGAAATGATctatgtagccaaccccatttagttgggataaggctgagttgagttgggTTTTAGGAACTTTGAAGTCAAACTGATGAAAATAGAAAGGGATTGGGTTTCGAGAAGTAATAATAGAAGATTAAAagattgggagaagaagaaaaacggAAAAGATCATTGTCCATAGGAATCCACCTATGGAGTTCTATCAATTTATTTGTGGTGTTTTGAAGAATCCACAAAATTGACCATTGAAGGAATAAGCATCAACATTTGGACCTAGTATGGTCTCTTCACTGAAAAGTGCACTATGAAGGTTGGTCCAGCTGGCAATATGGGCTAGAAGAACAGAATGTGGTCGTTGGGGAGAGAAAATAGACAGCCATGCACATTTCTCAAATATTTTCGGAAAACATAGTTTTTGGGCCTCTTTATCTAAGGAGTGCAATCAGCTTTGATGGAAAGACTTAAGCTTAACTGGTCTGCTTTGATTTTTGTATAAAGAGTACATCTGGGCTTTTTACAGGTCTTTTGTCTATTATTGATAGCATACCCTTCTTCTTGGTTATTGGAGCTGGACTACTAATCCTGCCCATATATGCTTTCTGactttttttaaaagaaaaggaagaagaagaatctttcttacaaagaaaaaaaaaaagtgtggcTCATATGTAGAGAGAGAAGATAGCTACACATCCCAATTTCTTGCAATAATAATACTTTTTGATAGATTAATAATGAAACTGCAACTGGAGAAAGCAAAATTCTCAATAGAAATTAACAGACTTCCAGTAATATGGCCACAAGATAAATGATGCAGGATAGGTCTGAAAACCTATGCAAGTCTGTGTGTCATAGGCCCTGATATATCTGTCTGAAATATTAGAGATGTTAATAGATGGTTCATTAGTtgaaagaagagggaagattatatgagattttttttcctcaaaatGGCAATTGCTATCAGACGTAAGAACGCTTTATGTACTCCAAAAATTGGGGGTATGGTGGTTGATGTCGGACAGGTATGAATAATCCTGCAACAGTAAGCCGAACTATAACAGTTGTTGGAGTTAACCATTAACCCTTAATGTCAGAGCACCATTCTGTTATCCATAACCAAAACTATACCATAAAATGAATTCAAATTATGAACCTTATACAAAACTCAAcccaactaagccttatcccgtATAAAATGGTGTGGCTATGTGGAACCTGTTTTGTCATTCAACTTTATCAAATTATGAaccttattttgaaaaaaaaaaatgggaattaTGAATTACATGCATATTTAGGCCACAAATGCGTTCCTTTTTCAAGGACCTTATCAATTCTATAGTCCCTGCTTGGACTCCAAATGCTACTAATGAAGATTCTCATTAACCAATCCTAGTCCCAgttggaaagggaaaagaagccAACATAATTAATACAACCAGAAGTCCAAAGAAAAGCTGTACATACTACAAATAGTCATTTTGGAACCTACTATAAGtagtaaaattgtaatttactatGACAGTGCATCTCAGTCGAGTAAAAGAGTGAAATTCGTAATTACTAAAATTAGTAGAAATAAAtttattaagaaaataaattaaaaaaatattacaacaaAAATGCACTTGCATTGCAACTCCACTAGTTAGGGAAAAAGGGGACCACAAGTTTTGTAGCCTTGTAGATGATGTAGAGCAGCAAAGAAGTGTCCCACAAGGCACAAGTAGCAGGACCAAATATTCaatagaaagaagagaagagagagagaactaaacaGACTGCATTACTTCAACTTACTTGGGGTTGAGTGTAAGCTGCAAGTAGCACTAGAACTCAAGGTTGCTAATGGGGCTGCAGCTTTTACCCATCTTTCCCAACCATCATTTGGAGGGCAAGTGTAGAAGTTTTGTCCCTCTAACCTAAAGGAGGAGGGTATGCATAAGGGAGTTCTACCCTCCCCGTTTACATTCCtcaataaaagtaaataaataattaatatgtATTGAGCATATAATACATATTGGATTGAATGTGAATCTTGTAATTTGATATTAGGCCatccctttaccaaaaaaaaaatactaggcCATCCCACTCCAACCCAGGCCAGTTCCACTACGTGAGGCTCAAAGCAAAGGTATTGTGTATTTGGATATCTAATGGTTGTTTATTAGGTTTTATAAGGGAATAATGTAGTATTCTGTAATATTGGTAAATATTTATTCTGTTAGGAAAATATGTGGAAATTTTATGAAACACAGGTTTACCCACTATGTAATGGTAAGAGTAGTATTTTGACTCGAGGGCACGAGTAAGGCTATCACCCAACCCTACCCTACCAATTTGCAGCCCAAGATACTAACCACATGAGCAACAAAGCGAAGCAACAACTCAACTTCAATTTGATGGAGCAAATAACATAAACTGCATAGGTTGGCCAGTCCCTTTGCCT encodes:
- the LOC122639644 gene encoding small ribosomal subunit biogenesis GTPase RsgA 1, mitochondrial isoform X2; the encoded protein is MSITALSILRNRSVLPNCNNFLRHVSSRTSRFGFVSIAARQNPNSYRKQQPHKYLLRAKDTVRELSSLSPLLSPENGPVLMPNQAIGMVAAAQANFMRVIVESAGPSTAPENPIEPEEQTVGVELLCVVRALLKKIKRRVLVGDKVLVGSIDWVDRRGMIENVFQRNSEILDPPVANVDHLLVLFSIEQPKLEPFSLTRFLVEAESVGVPLTLALNKLDLVDEEIQLAWKARLSEWGYEPLFCSVESKHGLDSLELILRGQTTVIVGPSGVGKSSLINALRSNQRVPYAAEADNWFELVEGSKWFGDQRVGEVSAKSGRGKHTTRHVSLLPLSGEGYLADTPGFNQPSLMKVTKKSLAQAFPEIRRRLNASEPVKCSFSDCLHLGEQGCVVKGDWERYPYYLQLLDEIKIREEFQLRTLGTKREGDVRIFQVQDG
- the LOC122639644 gene encoding small ribosomal subunit biogenesis GTPase RsgA 1, mitochondrial isoform X1 — translated: MSITALSILRNRSVLPNCNNFLRHVSSRTSRFGFVSIAARQNPNSYRKQQPHKYLLRAKDTVRELSSLSPLLSPENGPVLMPNQAIGMVAAAQANFMRVIVESAGPSTAPENPIEPEEQTVGVELLCVVRALLKKIKRRVLVGDKVLVGSIDWVDRRGMIENVFQRNSEILDPPVANVDHLLVLFSIEQPKLEPFSLTRFLVEAESVGVPLTLALNKLDLVDEEIQLAWKARLSEWGYEPLFCSVESKHGLDSLELILRGQTTVIVGPSGVGKSSLINALRSNQRVPYAAEADNWFELVEGSKWFGDQRVGEVSAKSGRGKHTTRHVSLLPLSGEGYLADTPGFNQPSLMKVTKKSLAQAFPEIRRRLNASEPVKCSFSDCLHLGEQGCVVKGDWERYPYYLQLLDEIKIREEFQLRTLGTKREGDVRYKMGDMGIQQAEPRLEMKKHRRQSRKRINQSVLEELDDLDDVDEENKQN